The nucleotide sequence CTTTTTTCTTCCTTAACCAACTTGTTGAACGTTTccgagacagagacagagtgtCTAAAAGTGACACGCCTGAAACAAAACGTACTTGCGAAAAGCCCGAAACACACCAAAGTGTACGCCCGAAACGGGGTAACTGTGTTGATGTTGACGAACGAAACTTGGCGGACTTACCCAATCGTAATCCAAAGGTTGACGCGTTCGAGTCATTTATGAGAAAGCTTGAGGAACTTTACCCAGGGTTAACTAGAGAAGAACTTATCACAAAAGTGAACAAAAGGGAAGAACTCCGGAGCAAGCATCTTATTCCCGAAGTCGGTTCCAAAGAGGAGAACCTGTCAACTCCGGTTACGTGTACAGGTAAAATGACAATTGTTGATAAACTTATAAATAGAATAGAAAGAGGAACGACATTActaaaataaaatggaatatcTGTATGTAGTGTAGTTTATTTATTGCGGAAATAGGAAACTAAAAAGTAGAATACTTATAGATAATGTCGCGCTCTAGTTCTAGGTATGGGAGTAGATCGTTGTACAAATCAACTATGATGAATACTAATTAAAAGCTGATTTCTGAGTCAACAAGAGTGACTTCTCAGCTCAGTTCAGTGTAAGTGAATAAAAGCTAAACATGAATGTAAGCACAGACAAGTCTGTAATCATGTAAGTCGCATTTCTAGGTGTACTAAATATAGCTCGAGCAGCACAACTGTGACACTACTTGCAATTAATTCCATTTGCAGTTCCTGGTCTAGTATAGTGGGTTAATGCATCTGCAGTGTCACAATCAAGTTGCTAAGtgacatgtaaatatgtctGTTAGCGGTTTGCAAGTTGCAAATGTAAATGCCCTGTTATCTATGGTAAATGCACCTTATGGGCTGGGCCATAAATAAACACTGTCAATGATCCAAAATTAATCTTAACAATTTTACATTATAACAAGAAATGATTGTTTACCAACAACTTGACTATATTCTATAGTGATCACATGGTGTATATTAATGTTGCACTAGCTggaatgtttgtaaatatatttttgttaaatataaagttgctcataatattgtataccCTGCAAAGTATTGAATCACATATAGgtaaaacatatttgtgtagcagtacacacaGTATGgagcaatatatccaatcaagttgatttttttgttgatttacACTCCCAATGAATCACTGTTTCAAGATATGTCTATACTACAGTCCTATAGATAAATTAGACTTCTAATTGACAAgtacaatgtttaattattggtattttaacaaatttccaGTGAACGTATATTGTTGCTTGTCTGATTAAAAAATACTACCCCAGTTACCCCTAGAGCAGGTTTATGAGattcaaaatatgtgaaatcatctatctgtgtgtgttgAATTTTGGGAGAAATATTATACTGTTTACTATAACAACTTCTTGAAAATACACTATGATCTGGTTCAGCACAAACATCTATGAATAATAGATATTGAGATTACATCTAGaaaacaatttacaaaacataaCTTGTACTCTGTTGGATGACTATACTATATGCATGTACAATTATTCCTGTAATCTGACcctttctttgttttctgtcaATACCATGCAGACATAAGCGTTGGTTCTTCGCATGCTGCACACACCAATAGTGATTCTGACCTAGGAAGATTGACATCTCTATTAGGTCACCTAAGCATGAATCCAGCAAATGAGAGAAGAGTCACTGAACAAGATCTGTTATCAGTTGCTGACAAGATGGGAGAAGATTGGGAGTCTGTTGGAATAAAATTGGGATTTAAGAATCACGAGATTTACAGATTTAAGGAGCAACATAGAGGAGAGACTCAGAAGATTTTTGCGATGCTCATGAAGTGGAAGAAGAAGAAGGGTGCCCAAGCTACTGTTAAAAATCTGTGCCAAGAACTTTGTACGGCTGGAGTTGATCTAGACAGCTATAACCATTTAGTGAAGAAATAATTTCAGCTAGAACAGATGCGtgtttatgaaattatgtaGAAGGAAAGTTACAGTGCCAGAGAAATTGATTTCACAACACACccaaaatatggtaataaataatgtaaatattgggGCATTTTGCATATTGGTCAAATAATTAGCCAAACTTAAACTGTAGGTATGGCTGTACATTTCAGCTTTAATCTTTAACATTTACTTTCCCAAAATATGATAATTGTCTAACAGTGCAGTTAAAAGTGAAAACAACATACAAACAGAAACTGAGAACGAGACACACAAAAGTCTCAAAGGTGTATGACAAGAGACTGTGAAGTATTCTGGTGGCTCAGTGATGGTATAAAGCTCTAGTTGTAGTACCAAAACTTGCAGCAATATCTAcactaagatagacacatttcaagaAGTATGTCATGGGTAGTTtcaatctgatgtggtgaaagcaagTAGATGTCTTcgttatttacctctatttccatcgatttgtgtcgtttgttttgttccggggtGATCACCGCCTTCCCACAATCTGTGCTGACACAAACTACCACAATCTGGTTAatatctgatgtggtgaaagtgggtctttatttacctctatttccatcaggTGACCATtcgaaacaaaacaaacgacacaaaatgatggaaatagaggaaaataaagacatctagctgctttcacatcaaattttcatcagattgtGGTAGTTTGTGTCAGCACAGATTGCGAGTGATTTATTCCATGTTGTGTGATCAATATGGTCCGAGAGTCTCCTACATTCCTCACCTCACACCACACCATACAAGAAACTACACTACAACAAAATTCTAATCAATACAGGATTGATTTACAACCACAACTCAATTTGTGAGGTCACAGAAATAACAACTGTATGCATGTAGTGTTAAGTATGTATCTTTATTACCTGCTTTTCCACCATATTTCAATAACCTTTGACGATAATTCTCATTTTCTGACATCAAATGAATATCAAAATCGAACAGAAGTAATTTTATTTCTTCTCTTACAGTGCTGGTTATTACAACAGATCTgcataaaacatttatttttatgacacagtcagtgtgtgtacattgtagcaTAGGTTGGCGGAGTCAAAGACCACTTTATCAAACTCTAACTGACATTTAGACATCAACTTTGGTTGATTAGATTATTGACAGTGTCAAAATTGTCATCGAGGGTCTCACAAAATAGTTTGATATGCAAAAGTGTTGCCAACATGAATTGTAAGCATGTCAGTACGTATGGGGAGAGGGCAGAACCTAAGCTCTCAATAAAATGTTTTCTTAAAACAATGAGCTAGAAAGATTTCTATTGGTTGATACATCGAGGTCAACAGACGTCGACCCCTAATTATTATCAATGTCATTTTTGATCATCACACTTTTGACTTTTTCTTCTCACaatgtatgaaaaatatatgcctcataatatatattattcctTGTAAGGAATATACCTAAGATGACAGAATCTGGGTCTGAAAATAaaggaaaacaaagaaaaagttAAGTTACTCACAATTACCTTGTTGACATGATAATATATAAACTAACGATTATCACACTAAAAGTGGAATTTagcaaaaaaatgtgaaaaaaatgtttgtcagGATAATGAACTGTaaataattcttttttattacatttgatgagTAAACTGTCTTGATACAGATATTTAGACTGTATAGTATTATTCCACTCTCATTATCCTTCTTTGTACGAGAATCGGTAGTAGTGGCTGATAATGTGACAACATTGCCACCCATGAAGAGTTAGTTTTTTTGTAGTCACCTTGTACCATGACTTAGCGATACTTTTACTGATATTGCTGACCTGATGACACTGTTAACGAGGCAAAAATTAATCAGcttttgagttgagttttgtttagcttgtaaggtatgctgtggtggggtgccctcacacattgcaGGATGGTGAGGGTGGAGTAGTGTGACATATTatagttttgttgagaccatcaaGTTATCATATATGTTTTTACCAGTAATGTATTTCAAGAAAGATAAAGATAAAGTTTTAGCTACAGAAATGTGAACTATTGTAGTGATAAAgtgattaaaataattaaaaaaagaagtaaattaTAAGTTTTACACTGTTAGTGCATTCATTTCGGATCCACTTGAAAGGTGAttcaggcaaaaaaaaataattgtgtgtttctgataacatggcctcagagaatagggtaggtaggtcggaattttgttttatttttaatgtatctttttttattgtttttatttttgataaatattgcttcgacccaaaacaaaacaaaatgtccGTCAGAATACCCCCCTATGTGATagtttaatgaaatatgtacaggcatcactggggaaagaaaacagacatgcattaAGGTCAAGAATACAAAgaattcatcttttttttttatatttaaaaacgTTTAGAGTTGGCGGCTTATACTAGGGTCGGttgggttattggaaacacacaatatttttattttgtctcaCACAGTACAATAACGAGAAAAATAAAAtcttcacctgtttgtgaaatCTTTATGAACATTAACTAGtttgatttgtgtgtgtggATTATCTGTAAGCCAAGCTTGGATCATAGCAGGGTGTCTCAGATCACCCTCCAACCAAATTGATCCTTTTGGTTTCAGTAATTGTCTTGCCAGTTCAATGATTCTTTGTGTTACCTCTAAACCATCATTTCCTCCTTCCAATGCCCTGTGATCTTCATACCTGGACAACAACAAGGTTTGTGTAAACATGGAGAGGTCATTTTGAGATGAACAGTCTCATAGCTAGCATTCACACTTCTGCATGagataaattaataaaacaCTGCAGATATAAAGGCCAGTACTTTATAATGTATAAGATTTCATGCATCTAATATTAAAGGCCAGCATTTCAATTAAGGTTCTTGTAttcatgttatgttatcagtggagccaaTAGGCATACATAGCACCCTTCATATGTTCTGAACAACCTGTaccagacaactatttttcacatgaaagtttgaatttaaaagtaaaatatggTTTACCTGATAACCTCTGGTGCCAATTCTTGCATATCTTCTTTAAAGATGTATGGTGGATTactaacaatgacatcataagATCCAGATATACTGTCTGGTACACTGTTTGTATCTGTCAACTCACATCGGTGAATGGACAGTCTATCAAATACACCTAAtctgtagtgtacatgtattaaagggGAAAAAGTTGAAGTTTGGTCTCttttttatgatatttattgTTGTTCCTTATCAATAAATAGTTGTTTGTATGATAGAAATATACTTTAAATGCCAAAGGTATTCATTTTTTGGCAGTTAAACATATACTGTATCACAAGATTAtttagtttggccactagggacATTTGTTCAGTGGCAGCCTTTTGACCAGAAGTAAGGGCCATGACAGTTGAGTACTATGGCCTCCTTTGACAAAAATTCATCATTTCCTAGTGTTTCACTGGAATATTACTGGCATTCTCAACCTGTTGAAAAAAATCTGAAAACTTTGTTTCATACCACATATAATATTCAGGATATCAAAGAGTTCTTTAATCCAGATATTGGTGTACTGTCGTGTGATTTTAGCCCCATgaaagaatttttaaaaatgactgCAAGGCTGGTAAATAGAAAATGGTATATCAATGATGACTATCTTTCTGCAGATACAAGGATGGTGAGCTGAATGATATCAGAAATCTCTACTCTGGCATGATAAAATCACAACTTCAAACTACCAAATCAATTTGCCTTGTGAGCAAGTGAATTGGTTGAACCATACTAggcagacaaaacaaaacactgcTGTCAAAATAAAGAAAGTGTTAATCTTACCTTTTTGCATTTAAGGTGGTGAGTTCAACTGCTTCAATACTTTGATCTATGGCTACTCCTGTACTCTGTCATGAAAATTGAGAAAAAAGTGTAGAGTCAACTAATAATCGGAGTATATATAACAACATTAAGTTCTATCTCTGGATCATCCACGtgtgattttatttcaatacGTGATACATATCAGATTACTTATAGTAGGTTTAACACCATCAGACTGTGACAAATTCTACCATCATTAGAGGGCATGTAGTAGAGAGCATATACCTCTACCAATGGCGCATTCTCCTAATTAGCCAGTTAGACAATTCAAAAACCAAAGAAGGGTGCCCTCTAGAGTTGAAGCTCGATGGCTGATTTGGCACATCCCATCCATTTGAATTCAGAACCAGAATCAAATCTCAACTACTCTTTAAAGAAGTGTCATCCTTGCTTCAAGGCAATCTTTTCATGAATTTACATCTGAACTCATTCATAATTTGTTGAGGTATCTCGTATATCCTGCTACTCGCCATCAGACAAACCAAACAGGATTATAAACATTACCTCTGTCCATataccaccacaaccaccaccaccagcagcagcaGAAGTAACAACAAACTAAGTATTCTGAGTTATGGGTAGCTTTTGAAATATCCTCTACTCATTCTAGTCAACAAAATTTTTCATTTGTCCTTTCCGAGCGTCAACATGTGAGTGCATGATATAATGATGTACATACCTGTGGAAGTTCATCAAGTAGAGACAATGATATTGCACCACTACCACAACCAACCTCCAGAAAGTGAATCTGTGGTTTCTTACTGTGGAACTTTAGAATAAAACCAACCAATTCctgacacacacaaaaaaaattatacaaaatgaaattgttcTACTTCTAtctatcaacaaaataaaacaaacaattgaTATTTTGGGATGAATAGTTTATCGTTGGTTTGTGTAGACACCACGAATAttaaaagtttgaaatttgactgtttttctgttttacTACATGTTTGTTTCAGTCTTATACTGACCTGATCATGCCCTGTTAACGAACAGCACAAAAGCTAGTCAGAACTTTACAAAACCCTTTATTAAGTTGAATTTTGTTAGCACCATCCAGTTTTCATCTGTGTCACAGTTATTTCAGTCAAAATTGTTCCCTTGATAAAATTCTCACCTCAGTTTCTGGTCTAGGTATAAATACAGGTGGTTTCATACTGAGAGTTAGATTTCTAAAATCCCATTCACCAAGTATGTACTGCACTGGCATCctacaaaatattcaataacGTCAACAAATTGTGTTTGTCTTCTATATGGTAAACATGCAGCTGAACATTGTAGAAACTATAATGAAGCCAATTACAATTTTGACTGGTATTAACTGCCTCCTGTGTTGTAGAAAATCTAAGTTGTTTtttcaaaggggggggggggggggaggggaccTTGCTAGAGATATATTTGGGCATCTATTCATCAAGACAGTATTGTAATAGTTTAATGAgttcatattcatattacaaatttgagtaaaatatatcatttggaTGGCATAGATTGATAGAGCAAACATGTGAGGTATTTTTTCACTAATATTGAGAATTAGACAATGAACTCAAAGCACATTAAGGTTGTGACACCTTTTTTACATAATTCTACACTGCTATGTGCATACACTTCATTATTACACTTGTAATACCATACAGAGATGATAGTAATATTGTACTGACAGGGATAATGCACTCACACTGAGGTCCTACCTACCTCTGCAATCTCTTCTCACATAGCTCTTTTATTCTATTCATTTGGATTTCAGTTAACACTTTTGTAAAGTTGgctgtatatttatttaaaacctaaaagaaacataattataataacaaaGATGTCTTTCAATCACTGCATTTTGTTTATGGGTAGTGTATTTGTAGGAAGATGTCTGCCAATGGATAATGAAGGGATAATGAATGCATGTTAACTGCTGTTCAAATGAAAAGACACATGCAGTTTTATGGTAGCCTGGAATCCTAGTCTAGTCCCTCTCACTTATTATAAGGGgaattgttacgatttacacctccactcatattAGTGGTAAAATTAGAGACCATACTACCTGGAATCTATGCGAAGGGgggtttgaatttgaaatcaaaattcaaaatccccaatcttctggattctaggctagtaCTATGGGTACTTTTGGTATCCATATGAATAATATATTACAGCAGTGATATTCCAAATTTATACTGATATGAAAGTATAgtattttgttatataaaacaaaagaaaaaatccatcaatattttttgtttgaaataaaaagacATGCATTCAAAACTTTCCAGCTTTTCAATACTAAGCAGTTTGATGGTATGTGTACAAAAACACCAAATGTCCGCGGAGGGGGTTAAATGACAGCtaactttttatttaaaaaaaaagaaaaaagataaaCACTAAAATTAGAATGATACTCAGTCCCTCTATCATTGGCTATCTCAGCATTCTGAGAATTACCTGTTTTTCTCCAATAGCATGGGATATGATGTATTTAGCTGACCAATCAGGTTCTGGTATTTGATTACGCTTAAAACTTCTTGTCCAATACGATAATGCAGCTTTCACAGTGTTCATTCTAGAATTGTTACTTTCATGTTTAATGGTATTGGTACTAATTGTGGTATAAGATCTTGATGCACTGCAGTTTTTGCAGAAATTAGCAACACTTGAAATTCTTGATTTTTCATTTAAGTTGTTCACCAAGATGCTTTCATACTGACTTCTCAAATAAAGTTTCAGCAGTTGGTGACAGGATTGTTGTTGGAGACTGACTCTTATCATGGCCAACGATTTGACATTAAAAAGAAGttaatgttgttatttacacctgaaatgttagaaaaatgagaaaaattgtTATCAGCAAAAATCTGGACTTAAATACGATATTTCCAtaatataccccccccccccccattcaatCGTGGTAGCAACTCTAAAGTACTACTGCTAGACAACCATCTTCATTCCATCAGGGCTGAAGATAATTGTAACATACCTCAAGTCCTCATACAGCATATCCACTAAGAACTATAGCTTAATTTGCCAATGAAACATTAAAAATCTTGCCATCCTTTCCTCTTAAGCTTCTGTTGTAACAGTATCGATGAGAAATGGGGAATAAGTtggaatgattgaggtacataTATATCTTGTGGAATATTAGACTACATGTCTGTAACCCTAGTCCttcttgcagacggtgcactggtctagattactgacatgacccaggaagggacgacttactccgtatgcaagcaggactactgaaacccacaggggcgtgtaatatttcatagattgttgttttccaggtctacagactaaatataacaaccttttgattaatatatattcctacatgtaaagggaagagactatttcttagtagtatagagattgatacatttgtagcagcaagattcgtacaatattttcctaagaaaacggcattctatgaaatattacacgcccctgtgctaCGTAACCCAAGTCTGTAACCTGAACTAGCCTAGAATAGTCATGTGGGGACATTTAGCTATATATAGCTACATAAACTATACCTCTAATGTAAAACTACTATATCATAAGAGAAACAGCTTTGGGTCACTACAAACAGTATTATTGAAATAGtactatatataataaatggtAACTGTATCATATACCTACAGCTGCAATATTTGATACAGGCATGGAGTTTATTCTTGTCGCCAGAGGGTGCTATAATTATTGAACTTCAATTACGCATGCGCACAACTTACGCCTGCGCTGACGAACTAATATGGCGAACTTCACTGGTAGTGTGTTGATTGTAGTGAAATACttcaaaatataaaagaaaattgaaaaagtCTCTACCGAAAGTAGAGGAggagtataattttttttcaagagaCTGTAAATAAGTGAGCAACCTCTGAAAATGATCTCATAATCAGGATACATGTGAAACTATTTGACGAACACGGTAAGGGACTTGATTCTTGAAGTTGAACGAACGACCAGAGTCAGGTACAGACTAGTcgccattcattcattccgtGAGTTACTTGCGATgttgatgatgttattgttagATTATTTATGAAATTCCTTTCTGAATTCCATAAGAGTGTTTTTAGTGTATTCAACCCCCGGGATTCAGTCATGTTGTCATCTTTTCTTGtttaacatttacattattttggcTATGCGTAATAATGCCAACTTGTGCAATAGCCAATATTGAATACAAGGGACTGAACAGTGAACGAACATGGGGGAGGAAACGGATGAAACTGCTACATGTATTCACAGACAAGTACTTGTTTGTGATGTATTAAACGTGTCCATGATGCATATatagattttcaaattttgggTAAACTCCACTTGAGCTAATTTGTTAGTCTTGCTGGTATATTGATTCaactataattttatttttcaatctgTTAGTCATAGCTAAAAATTGTTCATAAAAACATTCCATAAATAAATCATTGCCTTTTTGGGTACTTGGGAAAGAATAAATTCGGATTTCTTGTGAAGAGTTACTTTcgatgtatatatttttttcacgtTTGGATAAGCAGAAGACCAAGTTCCTTGAAAATTAATTACAGCATAAATTTAATGATATGAATGTTTATATTTAGTCAtacatttgtgtttttgttggtATCCCCATGTATTGCtaattcattaatttattcaaaaattgCAACAAAGAGATATACAAGAATTGATTTTTTAATGAACAGTATAAAATTCAGCATATCAAATCACATCCAGTGTGTTGGTTGACTTGTACATAAGTTATTTTCCCCTACCAGTTCTCCATATTCAGATCAAAACATATTCCTTGTTGGATTAAAAGATAAATTATGGTCAGTGTAGTGATATTCATGTCCAGCTGAATCTATCATTCTTTgtgtaattagatattattcccaaatatttttcttcgttcaaccaaggaaaatacaagtgatctAAGGGGCCTTATTAACAActcttaggtcacgagtattttctggctgaatgaagaaaaatattgaagaataacataattataccaaagCCAAAAAATCTGCAAAAgcaatggtaattttgaacgttttgactcatattttgaacacagcagaaccaatgatgtaaacacgtgttgtcgtgacatagacatgtgttgtcatgatgtagaatgaccagagtatatattccatgttttttgTTGGCTTGAGCATggtataataaaaacaaaacaactgaGAACTGTTCTTGATTTGACTTTTTACAGGCTGAATATACTGCTCATCATTGAAGGACACCTCCTGTTATGTTGAGATGAGTCAGAGGAACAAAGTGAGTCAGATTACATCATACTTATAATGTTATCTTGTTCTCATCTACTGGATCACAAAGAATGTAAAACTAGTGA is from Glandiceps talaboti chromosome 1, keGlaTala1.1, whole genome shotgun sequence and encodes:
- the LOC144433676 gene encoding uncharacterized protein LOC144433676; its protein translation is MADGASKFLDEIDEDFLVCAICMEQYRNAKLLPCLHTYCESCIIPLIRESGKIKCPLCSRKHNVPPGGVKEFSTFFFLNQLVERFRDRDRVSKSDTPETKRTCEKPETHQSVRPKRGNCVDVDERNLADLPNRNPKVDAFESFMRKLEELYPGLTREELITKVNKREELRSKHLIPEVGSKEENLSTPVTCTDISVGSSHAAHTNSDSDLGRLTSLLGHLSMNPANERRVTEQDLLSVADKMGEDWESVGIKLGFKNHEIYRFKEQHRGETQKIFAMLMKWKKKKGAQATVKNLCQELCTAGVDLDSYNHLVKK
- the LOC144439587 gene encoding MTRF1L release factor glutamine methyltransferase-like, whose product is MNTVKAALSYWTRSFKRNQIPEPDWSAKYIISHAIGEKQVLNKYTANFTKVLTEIQMNRIKELCEKRLQRMPVQYILGEWDFRNLTLSMKPPVFIPRPETEELVGFILKFHSKKPQIHFLEVGCGSGAISLSLLDELPQSTGVAIDQSIEAVELTTLNAKRLGVFDRLSIHRCELTDTNSVPDSISGSYDVIVSNPPYIFKEDMQELAPEVIRYEDHRALEGGNDGLEVTQRIIELARQLLKPKGSIWLEGDLRHPAMIQAWLTDNPHTQIKLVNVHKDFTNRPRFCHLRYIPYKE